One bacterium genomic window, CAGCTGGAACGTGCAGGACGATTCGCCCACCCTGGAAATCCGGGGGCACCAGGCCGACGTCCTGGCCGGCAGCTCGACCCTGGCGAGCATCGACCTGGAATTCGTGAACGGCTACCACGCCTGGAACTGGCCCGTGCCCGCGGTCGTCAGCGGGGACTGCCGCCTGCGCCTGACCCTCCGCGACCTGTTCGGCAACCAGACCAGCGTCGAAGAGGGCGACTTCCGCATCCTGCTGCCGGGCACCGGCGCCCCGCCGTCGCTGCGCGCGCCGGTGCTGGCGGCGCCCGCGCCGAACCCGTTCAACCCGCAGACAGATCTGGCCTTCGAGATCGGCGCGCCGGGCCTCGCCCGCCTCGCGATCCACGATACGGCGGGGCGCCTGGTGCGCACGCTGCTCGACGCCGACCTGCCGGCCGGCCGCCACGTGCGCGCGTGGGACGGCCGCGATGACGACGGCCGGCGCGTGTCCGGCGGCGCCTACCTCGTGCGGCTGACGGTCGATGGCCACGCCGCGGTTTCCCGCAAGGTGGTGTTGCTGCCATGACGCTGCGCGGATTCATCCTGGCGACGGCAGCGGCGATGCTGTGGGCCGGCACGGCCGCCGCCGCGGATCCCGTGGTGAGCGGCGTCGTCAGCGCGCAGCGCACCGACGGCAGCGGCATCGTCGAGGTGACCTACGACCTCGCCGACGCCGACGGCAACGCCTGCTTCGTCAGCCTGCGGGCCTCGGACAACGGCGGCACGACCTGGGACGTGCCCTGCCTGTCCCTCGGCGGCGACGTCGGCGCGGGCGTCGCGCCCGGCACCGGTCGCGTGCTGACCTGGAACGTGGGCGTCGACCTTCCGGGAACCGCCCGCAACGACCTGCTGGTGCGCGTGCTGGCCAGCGACCTGGGCGTCGCCCACCCGGCGCACGCGCCCCACAACTACGTCTCGCTGATGACCGGCAACCCCACCTTCTACAACTCCACGATCGAGAGCATCGCCCGCACGGACTTCCTCCACGTCACGGCGACCTGGATCTGGGACAACGGAGCCAACGAGACCGCCGGGATCATCGGGCGCGTCAAGGCCGTCAACCCCGACTGCCGGGTCCTGGGCTACGCGTCCGCCAAGACGTTGCGGCTGGACTGGGCCAACCTGCCGCCCGGCTCGTACGGGCGCACGCTCTGGGACGCCCTGCGGCCCTACTGGTGCTACACGACGACGGGCGACACGCTCCAGGACTGGCCCGGCGTGGTCAACGTCAACATCCTGGACCCCGCCTGCCGCGACGTCATCGTGGACACGTTCGCCGACTTCCAGGAGTCGTCGTCCAACGCGTTCGACGGCATCTTCTGGGACTACTTCAACAACGGCATCTGGATCCCCGACTTCGTGGACGTGGACGGCGATGCCGACCTCGACGGCGACGGCATCGGCATGCTGGTCGATCCCGACGAACTCGCCGCCTACAAGTCGGCCTGCGAGCAGCTGGTCCTGTCGCTGCGCGCCCGGCTCGGCGAGGGGTTCCTGCAGATCTTCAACGGGCAGCGCTCCTACACGGACTCCACGTTCGCGGCCCTCGCCGACGGCGTGAACTACGAGCTCTTCCCCACCCTGGGCTTCGCTGCGCCCGACAAGATGAACAAGGCGCTGGACCCCGCCGTCTACAACAGCCTCTGGAACGCGCGGCGCTGGCCGCGTACCGTCAACGGCGGGCCCTACCTCTTCCTGGAGAACAAGAACCGGTATCTCTACTACGATGCCGAGGGCGACCTGACGGAGATGCTGCCGGGCAACATGTTCCGGGCCATCTCGCTGCTGATCGACGGTTGCTGCCCGGTCTGGTTGGACAACCCGGGGCAGGAGCTCGCCTGGCCCCCGGTCCCGATCACGCTGGGCGAGCCGCTGGGACCGCCGACGATCGCCGGCGCCGTCATCACGCGCGACTTCCAGTACGGCGACGTGCGGCTGGAGAGGACGACGGGCGTCTGGCCCAACGCCTTCAACTACCGGATCCGGGTCAACGGCCGGGTCGTCGAAGAGCAGGCCCTCCCCTATCACACGCCCTGAGCGTTCGCCGCCAGCCAGCCGCCCAGATCCCTTCCCAGCAGGTCCTGCAGCGCCAGGATGTCGCCGCGGTACAACGCGGACAGCCGTTCCCGGGTGGCCTGGTCCATCCTCGGCGCGGCCGTCGTGTTGCGCCGGCGCAGGTTGTTGACGAGCCGCTTCAGCGGCTCCGGCGCGTGCGGGCCCAGCGAGCGCTTCAGGACGGGGTGGTTGAGCAGGGCGTTCACGCCGCGACGGCGGGGGTAGCCGCCCTCGTTGTGCCGCACGCCCACGTCGGGCACGAAGCCCGGATCCGCGCCCAGGAAAGCGAACAGGTCGCGCATCAGGCCAGCCGGGTCCGACGTCAGGTCGTCGTGGAGGTAGACCCGCAGCTGGTCGCGCGGGAACAGGTCGAGGTAGCGGCGGATCTGCGCCGCGTAGAAGCCGACCTGCACGTAGTGCGAGTCCGGCCCCAGCGCGTGCGCGGGCGAGAGCTCGCGCTCGCGGTTCTGCAGGACGTTCATCAGGTAGCCGGACCAGGCCCGGTCGACCGGGTTACGCAGCACGGCGACGAGCCGGACCTCGGGGATGGTCGCGCGGATGCGCCCCGCGGCGATCGGGCTCTCGAGGTACAGGGGGGA contains:
- a CDS encoding FlgD immunoglobulin-like domain containing protein, which produces MIPFRTNSGRAGFALAAVLSLAAAPASAGLGAGTGGPLTIDTLPPVIYGIDAPKGGETFISPASIIFSWNVQDDSPTLEIRGHQADVLAGSSTLASIDLEFVNGYHAWNWPVPAVVSGDCRLRLTLRDLFGNQTSVEEGDFRILLPGTGAPPSLRAPVLAAPAPNPFNPQTDLAFEIGAPGLARLAIHDTAGRLVRTLLDADLPAGRHVRAWDGRDDDGRRVSGGAYLVRLTVDGHAAVSRKVVLLP
- a CDS encoding putative glycoside hydrolase — encoded protein: MTLRGFILATAAAMLWAGTAAAADPVVSGVVSAQRTDGSGIVEVTYDLADADGNACFVSLRASDNGGTTWDVPCLSLGGDVGAGVAPGTGRVLTWNVGVDLPGTARNDLLVRVLASDLGVAHPAHAPHNYVSLMTGNPTFYNSTIESIARTDFLHVTATWIWDNGANETAGIIGRVKAVNPDCRVLGYASAKTLRLDWANLPPGSYGRTLWDALRPYWCYTTTGDTLQDWPGVVNVNILDPACRDVIVDTFADFQESSSNAFDGIFWDYFNNGIWIPDFVDVDGDADLDGDGIGMLVDPDELAAYKSACEQLVLSLRARLGEGFLQIFNGQRSYTDSTFAALADGVNYELFPTLGFAAPDKMNKALDPAVYNSLWNARRWPRTVNGGPYLFLENKNRYLYYDAEGDLTEMLPGNMFRAISLLIDGCCPVWLDNPGQELAWPPVPITLGEPLGPPTIAGAVITRDFQYGDVRLERTTGVWPNAFNYRIRVNGRVVEEQALPYHTP
- a CDS encoding sulfotransferase, with the translated sequence MRLPDFLIIGAAKSGTTALARYAGQHPGIFVCPMKETDFFGFDPAAPPPGRLWDDARHTFPVRTLPQYAALFAEAGDARLAGEASPLYLESPIAAGRIRATIPEVRLVAVLRNPVDRAWSGYLMNVLQNRERELSPAHALGPDSHYVQVGFYAAQIRRYLDLFPRDQLRVYLHDDLTSDPAGLMRDLFAFLGADPGFVPDVGVRHNEGGYPRRRGVNALLNHPVLKRSLGPHAPEPLKRLVNNLRRRNTTAAPRMDQATRERLSALYRGDILALQDLLGRDLGGWLAANAQGV